Proteins found in one Candidatus Cloacimonas sp. genomic segment:
- a CDS encoding bifunctional oligoribonuclease/PAP phosphatase NrnA, producing the protein MEHIRNQLLAEIAKAESIVITTHINLDGDGYCAALALQRILSRQGKNTLLVTDDDDLNRYQFLKDGKSVEKRFQSLKAEEQYFALAIVLDCNSYDRLGARKILIDKAKKVIVLDHHQQENGLIKADLSYIDPNFACVGEMLFALLEDEISKLSLPDRIFVCNCLYTTILNDTNNFVNANTDAEVLIFASKLIELGIKPNELYRNYFLNHSAEEMRYVGETLSTLELHLNRKILVMYSTLAMSQKNEIDPDSIMNLAYWVQGIKGVEVIIYLREDKEGVFKISLRSETVDVNKIAARYGGGGHKQASGCSILGTLEEVKNNLLKDVINAFGK; encoded by the coding sequence ATGGAACATATTAGAAACCAATTACTTGCGGAAATAGCTAAAGCGGAAAGCATTGTCATTACAACTCACATCAATCTCGATGGGGATGGTTATTGTGCAGCTCTTGCTTTACAGAGAATACTATCCCGGCAAGGAAAAAATACATTGCTGGTAACAGATGATGACGATTTAAACCGCTATCAGTTTCTGAAAGATGGAAAATCCGTAGAAAAGCGTTTCCAGTCATTAAAGGCAGAGGAACAATATTTTGCTTTGGCCATTGTTTTGGATTGTAATTCTTACGATCGCCTGGGAGCCAGAAAAATCCTGATAGATAAGGCAAAAAAAGTTATCGTCTTAGACCATCATCAGCAAGAAAATGGACTTATAAAAGCCGATCTTAGTTATATCGATCCCAATTTCGCCTGTGTGGGAGAAATGCTTTTTGCCTTACTGGAAGATGAAATAAGCAAACTATCTCTGCCCGACCGCATATTTGTTTGTAATTGCCTCTATACCACTATTTTGAATGATACTAATAATTTTGTTAACGCCAACACGGATGCGGAGGTCTTGATATTTGCCTCCAAATTGATTGAACTGGGAATAAAGCCCAATGAACTATATCGTAACTACTTTTTAAATCATTCTGCCGAAGAAATGCGTTATGTGGGAGAGACATTATCCACCCTCGAATTGCATTTGAACCGTAAAATCTTGGTAATGTATTCCACTTTGGCAATGAGCCAGAAAAATGAAATAGACCCAGATAGCATAATGAACCTTGCTTATTGGGTTCAGGGCATCAAGGGAGTGGAGGTAATTATTTACTTACGAGAAGATAAGGAAGGTGTATTTAAAATCAGTTTGCGCTCCGAAACGGTAGATGTGAATAAAATTGCTGCTCGTTACGGAGGAGGAGGTCACAAACAAGCATCCGGTTGTTCTATACTTGGAACCTTGGAAGAAGTGAAAAACAACCTGTTGAAGGATGTTATCAATGCCTTTGGCAAATAA
- the truB gene encoding tRNA pseudouridine(55) synthase TruB, with product MPLANNGFIAIDKPEGISSFAVIKHLRKITGLKKIGHSGTLDPFASGLVICCLGQYTRLAAYPEKADKTYLAVMKLGTKTTTGDPEGEIIQTAPIPDWENKLANLEKQALLLTELSVPAYSAVKINGIRAYALARKGISVELPRKQIKIIDFSFLCSEQNPADELCYRCQVSKGTYIRALSEWLAEQLNTLAYTKTLRRERVGKITLQDAVKLDNLTSENWFTYRLDYKQVFPQWAYQNLEVTDFDKVMNGIDIAADSESNENVLLLYEDNICAVGKRINDLIHPFIVLK from the coding sequence ATGCCTTTGGCAAATAATGGCTTTATTGCTATAGATAAACCGGAAGGCATTTCGTCGTTTGCAGTAATCAAACATTTACGCAAAATAACCGGCTTAAAAAAAATAGGACATAGCGGCACTTTAGATCCTTTTGCTTCTGGCTTGGTAATTTGCTGTTTAGGGCAATATACGCGTTTGGCTGCTTATCCGGAAAAAGCAGACAAGACCTATCTGGCTGTAATGAAATTGGGGACAAAAACCACCACCGGCGACCCAGAAGGAGAAATTATTCAAACCGCACCTATTCCTGATTGGGAAAATAAACTGGCGAACTTGGAAAAACAGGCATTGCTATTAACGGAACTTTCCGTCCCTGCCTATTCAGCCGTAAAAATTAATGGCATCAGAGCTTATGCTTTAGCCCGCAAAGGCATTTCCGTAGAACTTCCCCGCAAGCAAATAAAGATTATTGACTTTAGCTTTTTATGCTCTGAACAAAACCCAGCGGACGAATTATGCTATCGTTGCCAAGTTAGCAAAGGAACTTATATCAGGGCTCTAAGTGAGTGGTTGGCAGAACAATTAAATACTCTTGCCTACACTAAAACACTCAGAAGAGAAAGGGTTGGCAAAATAACTTTGCAAGATGCGGTAAAATTGGATAATTTAACCAGTGAGAATTGGTTCACTTATCGGTTAGATTACAAACAGGTCTTCCCTCAATGGGCTTATCAAAATCTTGAGGTTACAGATTTTGATAAAGTTATGAATGGCATAGATATAGCTGCGGATAGCGAAAGCAACGAAAATGTTCTATTGCTTTACGAAGATAATATCTGTGCCGTAGGAAAAAGAATCAATGATCTCATTCATCCTTTTATCGTGCTGAAATGA
- a CDS encoding bifunctional riboflavin kinase/FAD synthetase has translation MNLPSVLTIGNFDGLHLGHQQLLQKVVDLAQAKCLQSVVITYKDHPAFVLRAHPLPKMLCPVIIKQQELLKLGIDKIELLEFTPDLAKTPPLKFLKDYIIPQFHPQIIVMGYDSHFGHLRQGNYEFLCKHSAELGYKVAYVEPYLYEGQPVSSSLIRNLLSAGKIETANKLLGRPYRLIGKVEHSYAKGRKIGFPTANLNLLYPHQLIPHNGIYLSKAFYQEKVFFGLTNIGISPTLKNTGKIEIETHLLDFNGDLYGETLELDLLRYIREEKMFKSIDDLKKAIQNDINLARTLLSEDSK, from the coding sequence ATGAATTTACCTTCAGTGTTAACCATAGGAAATTTTGATGGCTTGCATTTGGGGCATCAGCAATTACTGCAAAAAGTAGTTGACCTCGCCCAAGCAAAATGCCTACAAAGTGTGGTCATTACATATAAAGACCACCCCGCTTTTGTGTTAAGAGCTCATCCTTTACCCAAAATGCTTTGTCCGGTAATTATCAAACAACAAGAATTGTTAAAACTGGGCATAGATAAAATTGAACTGCTGGAATTCACGCCGGATTTGGCAAAAACACCCCCGCTTAAATTTTTGAAGGACTATATTATCCCTCAGTTCCATCCCCAAATAATAGTTATGGGTTACGATTCGCATTTCGGACATTTACGCCAGGGAAATTATGAGTTTTTATGCAAACATTCAGCCGAACTTGGTTACAAAGTAGCTTATGTAGAGCCATATCTGTATGAAGGCCAACCAGTTAGCAGCAGTTTAATCCGGAATTTGCTGAGCGCAGGAAAAATAGAAACAGCCAACAAATTACTGGGCAGACCCTATCGTTTAATTGGCAAAGTGGAACACAGTTATGCCAAAGGTAGAAAAATTGGTTTTCCCACTGCCAATTTAAATTTGCTCTATCCTCATCAGCTTATTCCTCACAATGGCATTTACCTTTCTAAAGCATTTTATCAAGAAAAAGTTTTTTTCGGGTTGACAAATATCGGCATTAGCCCAACTTTGAAAAATACCGGCAAGATAGAAATTGAGACCCATCTTCTGGATTTCAACGGTGACTTATATGGAGAGACCTTAGAACTGGATTTACTCCGTTATATAAGAGAGGAAAAGATGTTTAAGAGTATTGATGACCTTAAAAAAGCTATCCAAAACGACATAAATTTGGCAAGAACTCTGCTAAGTGAAGATAGTAAATGA
- a CDS encoding T9SS type A sorting domain-containing protein, producing the protein MKDYTPRPLSKRKLHPHCAVLLFSLFFPLFFYAVSPLQVVSGSGIVAEEDSKIYHFRYHNLADDYHLTGPSIWAVRFNFKGAYSVADSASFALNYFKIYNPYPNLEMRISLWNEQYGGTNELNYFPGSIIEGGNWQTVTLYSNPTNIVFPDVQNPLQIVWLVMEFTTPTEGKYMSASVGSGKNSFYYNTTVTGSEFWQSLFTAGYNCELRVSAIGNFNLLNTELELLSFSLPENILPYDTVYPSVTVYNHSNYPITDTLQVNITNPTQEFNQDLQIPLINIPAGDSLWVISSESVNFGRDPCQIKITLSLKHHPAVILAARYYNIFSETSSCHLIEYFRRYTYDIDDIPQDTDGLHHLLYFPNQVDDYSCPGAMQRFNFYQFNSLPQTAIDGYKRFYLPVEANSEPVLDAIAAAQEKRSFITRSNCRISILDPDNPENLRLSVTLNNDRTSLFEWTSSSAINPGFFAGIFEANRFEAGGLFYLKKWLAFNQPFSSTLDLGTSASIDLLVNTTELDSLKNYRVYYWIQNSFNNGGEIFYAKCLVFPYGWTVGIDDENLPHLHLTVHPNPLTKGNALKISAPNYPTIYTIYNLKGQKVFATQLVTKETSVPFAVFPASGIYFLRCETQVKDKIITESKKISVIK; encoded by the coding sequence ATGAAAGATTATACTCCCCGCCCTCTGTCTAAGCGTAAATTGCACCCCCATTGTGCCGTTTTGCTTTTTTCCTTGTTTTTTCCGCTCTTTTTTTACGCTGTATCACCTCTGCAAGTAGTTTCCGGTAGTGGCATTGTCGCTGAAGAAGATAGCAAGATTTATCATTTTCGCTATCACAATTTAGCTGATGACTATCATCTTACGGGACCTTCCATTTGGGCAGTGCGTTTTAATTTCAAAGGAGCATATTCAGTGGCTGATTCTGCTTCCTTTGCTTTGAACTATTTTAAAATCTACAATCCCTATCCCAATTTGGAAATGCGCATCTCGCTTTGGAATGAACAATATGGAGGAACAAACGAATTAAATTATTTCCCTGGTTCCATTATTGAAGGTGGCAACTGGCAAACAGTCACTCTTTACAGCAATCCTACCAATATTGTTTTTCCGGATGTGCAAAATCCTTTGCAAATTGTGTGGCTGGTGATGGAATTTACCACTCCGACAGAAGGAAAATATATGTCCGCTTCGGTAGGAAGTGGAAAAAACAGTTTTTACTATAATACCACCGTCACGGGCAGCGAATTTTGGCAAAGTTTATTTACGGCAGGTTACAATTGCGAACTGAGAGTTAGCGCCATTGGCAATTTTAATTTGCTCAACACCGAATTAGAATTATTGAGTTTTTCTTTACCTGAAAACATTTTGCCCTACGATACCGTTTATCCATCCGTAACTGTATATAATCATAGTAATTATCCTATTACCGACACGCTTCAAGTTAATATCACCAATCCCACCCAGGAATTCAATCAAGACCTGCAAATTCCGTTAATCAACATTCCTGCCGGGGATTCACTTTGGGTAATCAGTTCGGAAAGCGTAAATTTCGGTCGCGATCCCTGTCAGATAAAAATTACGCTTTCTCTCAAGCATCATCCTGCCGTAATTTTGGCAGCGCGCTATTACAATATATTTTCGGAAACGAGCAGTTGTCACTTGATAGAATATTTTAGACGATATACTTATGATATAGATGATATTCCTCAAGATACCGATGGACTGCATCATTTACTTTATTTTCCCAATCAAGTGGATGATTATTCTTGTCCTGGAGCGATGCAAAGATTCAATTTCTACCAGTTCAATTCTTTGCCTCAAACAGCCATAGACGGATACAAAAGGTTTTATCTACCAGTAGAGGCAAATTCTGAACCGGTTTTAGATGCCATTGCCGCAGCGCAAGAAAAAAGAAGTTTTATTACTCGCAGCAATTGTAGAATCAGCATTTTGGATCCTGATAATCCTGAAAACCTGCGTTTGTCCGTCACTCTGAATAATGATAGAACTTCTTTATTTGAATGGACTTCCAGCTCAGCCATCAATCCTGGATTTTTTGCCGGAATTTTTGAAGCAAATCGTTTTGAGGCAGGGGGGCTTTTTTACCTGAAAAAATGGCTTGCCTTCAATCAACCTTTTTCGTCAACACTCGATCTTGGCACCAGCGCCAGCATAGATTTATTAGTAAATACAACCGAGCTTGATTCACTTAAAAATTACCGAGTATATTACTGGATTCAAAACAGTTTCAACAACGGCGGCGAGATTTTTTATGCTAAATGCCTTGTTTTCCCTTATGGATGGACAGTTGGCATAGACGACGAAAATTTACCTCATCTGCATTTAACTGTTCATCCCAACCCACTTACTAAGGGCAATGCTTTAAAAATTTCCGCTCCCAATTATCCCACTATTTATACCATTTATAACCTTAAGGGTCAAAAAGTGTTCGCAACGCAGCTTGTGACCAAGGAAACAAGTGTTCCTTTTGCCGTTTTTCCTGCTTCAGGAATATATTTCTTGCGTTGTGAAACCCAAGTTAAGGACAAAATAATAACCGAATCAAAAAAAATAAGCGTAATAAAGTGA
- a CDS encoding HD domain-containing protein → MANHLFISELHQKVNQEISGLYLVAEKELREGKNDLYLRLKLQDRSGTISANVWKDALKHSDEFDAGDIISIQGTVVSYKGQVQLSITKLRFADKSEYDIEDYLMRSKIAPEVLSARFFEFVDKVKQPHLNRLLHLIFDDKDFFTKFLNSPAAKNWHHNYLNGLIEHTVSVAALCEFATTLYPVNYDLLITGALLHDVAKIKEYDSKSNIDFTEEGRLIGHLALSDQLAYETATKIPGFPEDLLLNLRHLILSHHGEYEKASVRLPQTLEAIVLHHCDNLDAQAVGVTQIIDAAPPNAIWTEYDKLNNRYYRIFKPV, encoded by the coding sequence ATGGCAAATCATCTTTTTATATCCGAATTGCACCAGAAAGTAAATCAAGAAATTTCCGGTTTATATCTGGTTGCGGAAAAAGAGCTCCGCGAGGGCAAAAATGACCTGTATCTGCGTCTAAAACTTCAAGATAGAAGCGGAACCATCTCTGCCAATGTGTGGAAAGATGCACTTAAACATTCAGATGAATTTGACGCCGGAGATATAATTAGCATTCAAGGCACCGTTGTAAGTTACAAAGGTCAGGTTCAACTTTCCATAACCAAACTGCGTTTTGCCGATAAATCCGAATATGATATTGAGGATTATTTAATGCGCAGTAAAATTGCTCCGGAGGTTCTCAGCGCTCGCTTTTTCGAATTTGTGGATAAAGTGAAACAGCCCCATTTGAATAGATTGCTGCATCTGATCTTTGATGATAAGGATTTTTTCACCAAGTTTTTAAATTCTCCCGCAGCCAAGAATTGGCATCATAATTATCTTAACGGCTTGATAGAACATACCGTTTCCGTAGCTGCTTTGTGTGAATTTGCCACCACCCTCTATCCCGTAAATTATGATTTATTAATCACCGGAGCGTTATTACACGATGTAGCCAAAATTAAAGAATACGACAGTAAAAGCAATATTGATTTTACGGAAGAGGGACGCCTTATTGGTCACCTGGCTCTTTCCGATCAATTGGCTTATGAAACGGCTACTAAAATTCCCGGTTTTCCGGAAGACCTTTTACTCAATTTGCGCCATTTAATTCTTTCTCATCATGGAGAATACGAAAAAGCATCCGTGCGTTTGCCTCAAACCTTGGAAGCCATAGTTTTACATCATTGTGATAATTTGGATGCTCAGGCAGTCGGCGTAACACAAATAATCGATGCAGCCCCACCCAATGCGATTTGGACAGAATATGACAAATTGAATAACCGCTATTACAGAATTTTCAAGCCGGTTTGA
- a CDS encoding MBL fold metallo-hydrolase, producing the protein MFQTLIIASGSRGNCVFMQTERTALLLDAGISLQRILDCLDSYGIDKSKISGILVSHEHSDHIKSVGSVSRKLKIPIYINRPTLSSCSERLGNIQDRIVLFNTGTSFEIGDIYVEAFSSSHDAAECCNFVFSPLSEPKRKLGVATDLGYPTQLSILKLSNVSTLILESNHDERMLMEGPYQWKLKQRIRGSQGHLSNVQAVGLISALVHPGLKNLILAHLSEINNLPSLAEKTMRDYLESIRSDIKLFVAEQNRPTPIIEI; encoded by the coding sequence ATGTTTCAAACCCTTATCATTGCCAGCGGCAGCAGGGGAAATTGCGTTTTCATGCAAACGGAAAGAACGGCTTTGCTTTTGGATGCAGGCATCAGTTTACAGAGAATTTTGGACTGTTTGGATAGCTATGGTATTGATAAATCCAAAATTAGCGGCATATTAGTAAGCCATGAACATTCGGATCATATCAAAAGCGTAGGTTCCGTTTCCCGCAAACTAAAAATCCCAATTTATATCAACAGACCTACTCTTTCTTCTTGTTCAGAGCGTTTGGGCAATATCCAAGATAGGATAGTTCTGTTCAATACCGGAACAAGTTTTGAGATTGGTGACATTTATGTGGAGGCATTCAGTTCTTCTCATGATGCTGCCGAGTGTTGTAATTTCGTATTTTCTCCTCTTTCCGAACCCAAAAGAAAATTGGGCGTGGCAACAGATTTGGGCTATCCCACCCAATTAAGCATTCTGAAATTGAGTAATGTAAGCACTCTCATTTTGGAAAGTAATCACGATGAACGGATGCTTATGGAAGGTCCCTACCAGTGGAAACTTAAACAACGCATTCGTGGTTCCCAGGGTCATCTTTCCAATGTCCAAGCAGTTGGATTGATTTCTGCCTTAGTGCATCCCGGCTTAAAAAACCTTATTTTGGCACATTTAAGCGAAATCAATAACCTCCCTTCTTTGGCAGAAAAGACAATGCGGGACTATTTGGAAAGCATCAGAAGCGATATCAAACTTTTTGTGGCGGAACAAAATAGACCTACTCCCATAATTGAAATATAG
- the priA gene encoding primosomal protein N' encodes MYYYVIHLPLEIPKELVYCSPVAIREGSRVLVNLAGRLWTGICGAQTKPEEDKDIRYKAVMEVLDNTPVFTTEMLKLGYWLADYYHCSVGKALFAMLPSYLLPETEATITWLAEDVPEEFVPLKNAIDKCEVANFKNLRKLLPSYPLYKRMEEGEEKGLLKIERKLNHKDKPRTVNFIIRLETPMDEDTLPLKQREAYEKIKQEEMVFPMANISSTISYSAVKALVKKGFIKIEPQRIDPESISFENSSSPKQIELNYAQVEAVKDILQHFGTFNVNLLYGITGSGKTEVYIELIRYYLARDKTVIFLIPEIALTPQMVDRFQSSFGQILAIQHSQLTEKDRLIQWQNIKSGAKRIVIGARSAVFAPLPNLGLIIVDEEHEGTYKQDSAPRYQGRDLAIVRAQIQQAQVVLGSATPALESWHNALTGKYRIQKLESRPMDYSLPEVQVVDLRDEYDQNLISPVLLEAIDKRLQRKEQVILFQNRRGYSSFMQCLKCGKLITCDNCEISMSYHRDREEMQCHYCGNTIPSPRKCPSCGSYSFAYGAPGTQKIEQNLKILFPEAKILRMDSDSARKKDTYKSMYNRMKNREIDILLGTQMISKGLDFPFVTLAGIIMADISLNLPDFRAAERTFQLLTQVAGRSGRSDRIGEVIIQTYNPLHYAIVSASQQNYMRFATEELGYRKKLYYPPYYRLARILFQSPDLELLKKETVNMQKTLSLLHKQYPVPQLLILGPSLAPFSKISSNYRYHIIFKGINVKVMQAAIKTFDALYNCPSSLKKQIDIDPNTLM; translated from the coding sequence ATGTATTATTATGTAATTCATCTGCCGTTGGAAATTCCCAAAGAACTGGTTTATTGTTCTCCCGTTGCAATAAGGGAAGGATCAAGAGTATTAGTAAATCTTGCAGGTCGTTTATGGACAGGCATTTGTGGAGCGCAAACCAAGCCAGAGGAAGATAAAGATATCAGATACAAGGCAGTTATGGAGGTCTTGGACAATACTCCCGTTTTTACAACAGAAATGTTAAAATTGGGTTATTGGCTGGCTGATTATTATCATTGTTCGGTTGGCAAAGCTCTTTTTGCTATGTTACCTTCCTATTTATTGCCGGAAACGGAAGCAACTATTACTTGGTTGGCAGAGGATGTTCCAGAAGAATTTGTCCCCTTAAAAAATGCCATAGATAAATGTGAAGTAGCCAATTTCAAGAATCTGCGCAAATTACTGCCTTCCTATCCGCTTTATAAAAGAATGGAAGAAGGGGAAGAAAAAGGTCTGCTGAAAATTGAACGCAAGCTAAATCACAAAGACAAACCCCGCACGGTAAATTTCATCATTCGTTTGGAAACGCCTATGGATGAAGATACTTTACCGTTAAAACAGCGGGAGGCATACGAAAAAATAAAGCAAGAAGAAATGGTATTTCCAATGGCAAACATCAGTTCCACCATTTCTTACAGTGCCGTTAAGGCATTAGTAAAGAAGGGTTTCATCAAAATTGAACCGCAGAGAATTGATCCGGAATCCATCTCTTTTGAGAACTCTTCTTCGCCCAAACAAATAGAGCTAAATTATGCCCAGGTTGAGGCAGTTAAAGATATTTTACAGCACTTTGGAACTTTCAATGTGAATTTGTTGTATGGCATCACCGGAAGTGGCAAAACCGAGGTCTATATTGAACTTATCAGATACTATTTAGCCAGGGATAAGACCGTTATTTTTCTAATTCCGGAAATTGCTTTGACGCCTCAGATGGTGGATCGTTTTCAAAGTAGTTTTGGGCAAATCTTAGCCATCCAGCACAGTCAATTAACCGAAAAGGATCGTTTAATTCAGTGGCAGAATATAAAAAGCGGTGCCAAAAGAATTGTAATTGGAGCGCGTAGCGCCGTTTTTGCACCTTTGCCAAATTTGGGCTTAATTATTGTAGATGAAGAACATGAGGGCACTTACAAACAGGATAGCGCACCTCGTTATCAGGGCAGGGATTTAGCCATCGTGAGAGCTCAAATTCAACAAGCGCAAGTAGTTTTGGGCAGTGCCACGCCAGCTTTGGAATCTTGGCATAACGCTTTAACCGGAAAATATAGAATTCAGAAACTGGAAAGCCGACCTATGGACTATTCTTTGCCAGAAGTTCAGGTAGTGGATTTAAGAGATGAATATGATCAGAACTTAATCTCGCCGGTTCTTTTGGAGGCAATAGACAAGCGTTTGCAAAGAAAAGAGCAGGTTATTTTGTTTCAAAATCGCCGCGGCTATTCTTCCTTTATGCAATGTTTAAAATGCGGAAAACTAATTACTTGCGATAATTGTGAAATCAGTATGAGCTATCATCGCGACAGGGAAGAAATGCAATGTCACTATTGCGGAAACACTATTCCCAGTCCCCGAAAATGTCCTTCTTGTGGATCTTATTCTTTTGCCTACGGAGCCCCAGGAACTCAAAAAATTGAGCAGAACCTCAAAATTCTGTTTCCGGAAGCCAAAATATTAAGAATGGATTCGGATTCGGCGCGGAAAAAAGATACCTATAAGTCAATGTATAATCGCATGAAAAATCGAGAGATAGATATCCTTTTGGGGACGCAGATGATTTCCAAGGGACTGGATTTTCCCTTCGTAACTTTGGCAGGCATCATTATGGCGGATATTTCGTTGAATTTGCCCGATTTTAGAGCCGCAGAAAGAACTTTTCAATTATTAACTCAAGTGGCAGGTAGGTCTGGACGCAGCGACAGAATCGGTGAAGTTATCATACAGACATACAATCCTTTACATTATGCTATTGTCTCTGCCAGCCAACAAAATTATATGCGTTTTGCCACCGAAGAACTTGGTTATCGTAAAAAACTATACTATCCGCCTTATTATCGCTTGGCAAGGATTTTATTTCAAAGCCCCGATTTGGAATTATTGAAAAAAGAAACGGTCAATATGCAGAAAACACTTTCTTTGCTTCATAAACAATATCCTGTGCCACAATTACTTATCTTGGGTCCCTCGCTTGCGCCTTTCAGCAAAATCAGTTCCAATTATCGCTATCATATTATTTTTAAAGGCATTAATGTGAAAGTTATGCAGGCGGCAATCAAAACATTTGATGCCCTCTATAATTGCCCCTCTTCCCTAAAAAAACAAATTGATATAGACCCCAATACTTTAATGTAA